Within the Myxococcales bacterium genome, the region GTGAAATCCAGCTCTATCCTGCGGAAGCTTTCCATGGAATGCAGGAGGCGCTTGGCCTGAGACCTTGAAATATAGCTGTCGCCGGAATCAAAAAGCCTGACGCTGATACTGCTTTTGTCGAAGGTAAAATCCTCCCCGGTGTACTTTCTGAAGACATCGGCAAGCTTCCTCGACGATGGAAGATCCAGCTCGAAATAGACCGAAGTCCCCTTTTTCTTCCGCGCCCCCTCTACAAAGAGATCGTCAATACGACCATCCACTATAAGGCGCTTGCCGTTGCTCGAAAGAACGAATCTGTCAACGGCCCTGGAGGTAAAAAATATTCCCTCTCCCGAATGTCTATCTGGCGCGGTGGTCTGCTTGCCTTTGAGCAGTTCCCCTACCGCATCCATAATTCCGGGGAGACCTTTCTTCGCACGGATATTCTCGAATGCGCCGATGCCTCTGTCATTGATCTCGACACAGACCCCCAGCTCGCCAATTCGCATAACGACATCTATGAATTTGCTTCCGGAATGATCAATGGCGTTATTTAACATCTCGGTGAAGGCATAGCGAAGGATGTCGAGCTCATCCTGCGCAAGATTTTTCAGGGGCGATTCTTTTAAGGCCTCCTCGAACGCGGAGTCTTCAAGC harbors:
- a CDS encoding DUF4325 domain-containing protein, with amino-acid sequence MIKNKDAILKMIAKKGVLRNSDLVSKLGISRQAIARHLKDLMREGKIIRRGGSRQNSFYLLNDPKRIDEFSGKQVEFKKRFKALGLLEDSAFEEALKESPLKNLAQDELDILRYAFTEMLNNAIDHSGSKFIDVVMRIGELGVCVEINDRGIGAFENIRAKKGLPGIMDAVGELLKGKQTTAPDRHSGEGIFFTSRAVDRFVLSSNGKRLIVDGRIDDLFVEGARKKKGTSVYFELDLPSSRKLADVFRKYTGEDFTFDKSSISVRLFDSGDSYISRSQAKRLLHSMESFRRIELDFTGVRTVGQGFVDEVFRVFAENHPDIDISWKGANEDVEFMIRRSVG